Proteins co-encoded in one Raphanus sativus cultivar WK10039 unplaced genomic scaffold, ASM80110v3 Scaffold1689, whole genome shotgun sequence genomic window:
- the LOC130504587 gene encoding transcription factor bHLH167-like, whose product MEREREIGEGSSLSLREKRNLREKGRRMRMKDLFCLLSSHVSPTRRLPVPQLIDQSTSYMIQLKEKVTYLKEKKKTLLGEVRCRSERSSSLLPKLSIHSRDSIIEMNLIISDNVKRLALHELMRVFEEEGAQVMSANLQNLNDRTAYTIIAQAIISRIGIDPSRIEKRVREIIY is encoded by the exons atGGAGAGGGAAAGAGAAATAGGAGAAGGAAGCTCATTGTCGTTGAGGGAAAAACGAAACCTTAGGGAGAAAGGGAGACGAATGCGTATGAAAGATCTCTTCTGCTTACTCTCTTCCCATGTTTCTCCAACTCGTAGG TTACCAGTGCCTCAACTTATAGATCAATCGACATCATACATGATCCAGTTGAAAGAGAAAGTAACGTAtttgaaggagaagaaaaaaacattgttaGGAGAAGTCAGGTGTCGCTCTGAAAGATCGTCGTCACTTTTGCCAAAACTCAGTATTCATTCACGGGATTCGATCATAGAGATGAACCTCATTATCAGTGATAACGTGAAAAGATTAGCTCTACATGAGCTTATGAGAGtttttgaagaagaaggagCTCAAGTTATGAGTGCTAATCTCCAGAACTTGAATGATAGGACCGCTTATACAATCATAGCCCAG GCAATCATATCTCGCATCGGCATTGATCCATCAAGAATAGAAAAGAGAGTAAGGGAGATCATATACTGA
- the LOC108859348 gene encoding gibberellin-regulated protein 8-like has protein sequence MKLVVVQFSIIFLILTSSLFVFSTADSSCGGKCNMRCSKASQHDLCIKDCNICCQKCKGCVPSGTYGNKDQCPCYRDIKNSKGGPKCP, from the exons atgaAGCTCGTAGTTGTACAATTCTCCATAATCTTTCTTATCCTCACATCTTCATTGTTCGTATTTTCAACTGCGGATTCAT CATGTGGTGGAAAGTGCAACATGAGATGCTCAAAGGCATCACAACATGACTTGTGCATCAAAGATTGCAATATATGTTGCCAGAAGTGTAAAGGTTGTGTGCCCTCTGGCACGTATGGAAACAAAGACCAGTGCCCTTGCTACCGAGATATTAAAAACTCCAAAGGCGGACCCAAgtgtccttga